Below is a window of Acidobacteriota bacterium DNA.
CCGACGTGCGCGGCTTCGAGGTGGACCGCGTCCAGCGCGAATGGATGGCCGGCGGCGGCTCGCTGCCTGTCCCGTGGGGCACCGGCCACCCGGTGGGCTACTGGGCCCACGACGCCGGTCCGATGCTCACCGGCGGCCAGCCGGATCGGACTCCCGCAGGCGACGCCCTCCGTGTCATCGCTCCCGGCATGGTGTTCGCTTACGACGGCTTTTTCTGCTGGCCCGTCGAATATCAGGGCCGACCGGCGACAAAGACCATTTCCGTCGAGGAGATGGCGGTGGTCACCGCAACCGGCGCCGAGTATCTCATTCCGCCTCAGGCGGCGCTGATCCTGATTCCGCCCCGCCGGTGATCTGACCCGCCTTGACTAAACCGACACGCTTTGTAAAAATATAGACACAATTCCGCTGATCTGACGACAATTACTCTGTCAGCACCGAACGGACCGCCGTCAGACGCGGGTGGATCGTGCAGCAACGGCCGCCGTTCAAAACGGCGGCTCGTGCAAGATCGACCGCGGGGCGTTTCCGGATACCGGTCCCGCAGCCGGATCCATAAGGAGGGGTCATGCATCGCATCGCAAGTATCGTGGTCCTGTTGGCGGCACTGGCTCTGACGGCCTCGGCCGGGTTGAACCGCTGGAGCACTGCCGGTCCGTACGGCGGCCAGATGAAGTTCATCTCCGTCGATCCCCAGACGCCCAACGTCCTGTTCGCCGGCATCTCGGAAGGCAGTTTCTTCCGCAGCCGCAACTGGGGCCAGAGCTGGGAGGTGATCGGCGGCTTCAATTCACCCATGGCGGCCGGCGCCGTGCATCCACTGAATCACCGGGTTGTGCTCGCCGCCAACTCGGACGGAATCCACCGGAGCACGGACGGCGGTGACGGGTGGACCCGGGTGTCCACCATCGCGGACGTCCGCTGTTTCGCCTTCCATCCCACCGATGCCGCCATCATCTACGCGTCCTCCTATAACCGGATCTATCGGTCCAACGACGGCGGCGGCAGTTGGGATGCCATCGCCACCCTGCCTGGCAGTCCGCAGATCGACCAGATCAAGCAGGCCCCACTGGCCCCGCTGACGCTCTACATCGCCACCTGGAATTCGGGGGTGCAGAAAAGCGTCAACGGCGGTTTGAACTGGACGGACGTCTCGCCCGGTGCGGGCAGCGGTTGGCGCGTGGCCTGCCATCCCACCCTGCCCGGCGTGGTGTATGCCTCCTCGTATCAGCCCATGGCGTTTTACACCAGTACGAACAGCGGCGCATCCTGGACGAAGCATCCGACGGCTGTTTCCTTCCTGGATCTGGTTGGTGATCCGGGTAATCCCAACCGGTTCTTCTTCATCAACCTGCACACCGTTTACCGAAGTTCCGACGGCGGCGTCACGTTCGAGAACGTCCTGCAGCCGGGCGGCCGGTGCATCGCCATCGAGCCCGTCGATCCGAACGGGGCGCTTTACGCCGGTACCATCTCCGGCGTCCAGCGTTCGATGAACCGGGGAGTGACATGGAAAGCCGCCAGTTCCGGTCTGTTGACCAAAACCAATTGTCTGGCGGTGTCGCCCGACGAACCCGGTGTGGTGTACGCCGGCGACGACACCGGCTATCTGTTCAAAAGCACCGACGGCGGCGAATCATGGGAATACCAGAGCCACGTCGGCAGCAACCTGCCCTTTCAGAACCTGGCGATCAGCCCGGCCACCGATCCGCCGGCCATCATGGGCACCGTCAACGGCGACCTCTGGCGGACCCTGAACGAGGGCGACACCTGGACGAAAGTGATCAGCGGCGGCGGCACGGTCAACAGCAAGGATATCTTCGACCTGGCTGTTCACCCCGCCGATCCGTCGACGGTGTACGCCACCTCGGGGTGGCCGACCTGGGATTACGACTACGACGGCCTGTACGTCTCCACCGACGCCGGCGCCACCTGGGCTCCCACCGGCCAGCTCATCGGCGTCAACATCATCGACCTGATGTTCGATCCGTGGTCACCGTTGAAGATGTACGCCGCCGGGGACGACGGTTTCTACAAGTCCACCGACGGCGGCCTCTCCTGGGACCCGGCGATGACCGGCCTGACCGAACCGCACGTGTACAGCCTGGCATCCAACGAGGACAGTCCGCAGACACTCTTCGCCGGCACGCGCTGGGGCGTGTTCAAGAGCACGAACGAGGGCGGTCTGTGGACGCCCGCCGGCCTGGAGTACAACTGGGTGCAGGCCCTGGTGCGCCAACCCAAGAGCGGGAACATGTTCGCCGGCACGACGGACGGACTGTTCTACACCCGCAATGACGGCGCCAACTGGTACCCCGTTTCCAGGGCCACGACCGAAACGGATGTGCAGGCGCTGGCCACCGACGTCCGCACGCCCACGCGGATCTACGCGGCCACATCGAGCGGTGTGTTCGCCTACACGTCGATGACCTCGCCCACGGTGCCCCTGTTGAGCCGCTCCGGTCAGACCGGCAACGTGAATCAGGCGCTCGCCGCCCAGATTCTGCCGGCTTCGGCGATCACGTTCCTGCTGGCGCCCGACACCTTCCCCACCGCCGGCACCGCCAACCCGGTTATCCTGGAACTCACCCTGCCCGCCGGCGCCCTGCTGAGCCAGACTTTGGCTGATGGCAAACTGTCCCAGCTTGAAGTGTTGCCCGCCGGCGCCACGGTGCATCCGCTGGCTGTCTCCGAATACGCCTTCGACGGCATGTCCGCCACCTACCAACCCGTCGCGAGCACTGCGGCCACCGCCGGGATCGACGACCACGCGATCCAGCTGTTTCGCTGCGTGCAGGGCGAGAACAAGATCTGGTTGCGCCTCACCCGGAGCACCAGCGCCTGGGAACCCGACAACGACGAGAACTATCTTGGTTTCACCATCGGGATCGGCGCCGGTGTCTGGCCCATGAACGGGGCGAGCAACTGGGGCGCCGCGGGCCAGTTCACCCAGGCCAACTCCCAGTTCTTCGGGGATCTGCGGGGCTACGATTTCAACCTGACCGACGACATGTTCCCGGTGACGGTCCGGGCGTTCTACCAGAAGACGGGCGCCGCCACGACCACCACATTCACCCCCGACACGCTGAACCTGTTCCGGCTCGATCACACCATCGCGGAGGATGTCGCCCCCGTCCGCCTCGTGGGCGCCACGATCACCGACCATGCCCAGGGCGACCTCGACGGCGACGGACGCGAGGACATTGCCTCCATCGACGGGGCAGCCAACCGGCTGTACTGGTCGCTGTCCGGGCCCGACGGCACCTACCCGTCGCTGGACTGGCGGGCCTTGGACGGCGCCGCCGCCCGCACGGTGGAAATCGGCGACGTGACCGGCGACGGCCGGCCGGACATCCTCGTCGCCGACGCCGCGGGCACTCTGCGGATCTACGCCTGGGA
It encodes the following:
- a CDS encoding aminopeptidase P family protein, translated to LQRFAYVLREGEAAPPPEIRRYWERAVQGHRRVLAALKPDVRGFEVDRVQREWMAGGGSLPVPWGTGHPVGYWAHDAGPMLTGGQPDRTPAGDALRVIAPGMVFAYDGFFCWPVEYQGRPATKTISVEEMAVVTATGAEYLIPPQAALILIPPRR